Genomic DNA from Candidatus Koribacter versatilis Ellin345:
ATTGTGGAAGACCGCCGCCCGCTGGTGAGCGATCGTCGGCCACCGTTCCGGTTAGTGGTGATCAAGGTACCGAACTTCAAGGACGGCGGCTACACCGGCGATCTCGTGTTGTGGTTTTATAACGACCGGTTGATGAAGACGCAGTTTTACGTGCAGAACCTAAAGGAATACTTGCCGCACGCCGAGGGCGACCAGGGCATGATGATGAGCAACGAAGGCTCCACGTTCATCTCGCCCCATACTCGGGTGTGGGCGGGAAAAGACGCCGACGGCAAGACCTACCTCGGCATGCAGGATGAGATCCTGAAGAACAAAATGGACGACTGGGTCCTGCGGTACTCGAACCAATAACGATGGCAATCCAATTTCACAAGCGTCCAGGGCTGGTCGCGTACATCACGTGCGGTGATCCCGATGTGGATACCGCGATCAGGATCATTCTTGCGGCGGTCGAGGCCGGCGCGGATGTGATCGAACTCGGAGTCCCATTCAGCGATCCAGTCGCGGATGGGCCGGTGATCCAGGCGGCAAGCGAACGCGCGCTGCATGGCGGCACTAGTGTGAAAGATGTGCTTCACGTTGCACGAGAAGTACGCCGGCACACCGACGCGGGATTGATCGTTTTCTCGTACATGAACCCCTTGCTGCGTTATGGCCTCGAAAAATTCTGCGCCGATGCTGCGAATGCCGGCGTAGATGGCGTTCTTGTGACCGATCTGCCAGTCGAAGAAGCAGGACCGTACCTGGCGGCGATGTCGAAGCACAATCTCGACCCGATTTTTCTTGTTGCGCCGACAAGTCCCGACGCTCGGTTGAAGCTCATCGCAGAGCACAGCCGAGGTTTTGTTTATGCGGTTTCTCGAACCGGTGTGACCGGCACGCGCCAGGAAGTCGCAAGCGATGCTCGCGACCTCGTGAAACGGTTGCGGCAATTTACGAAGTTGCCGATCGCCGTCGGCTTTGGGGTTTCAAACGCCGAGCAGTTTGCGGAAGTGGGTCGCTTCGCCGACGCCGCCGTAATCGGCAGCGCGATCATGCAGCGTGTTTTCGATAACCCGGGCAGCGAGCCCGAAGCGGTGAAGGCCTTCCTACGCGGACTTACTTCCTCAATGAAACCAGCGGCGGCAAGGAAGGGCTGAACCACGGATGGAAATAGCGGACTGGCGCAAGAAAATCGATGCCATAGATTTGCAGATGCTGGAACTGCTGAACGAACGAGCGCGCGCGGCACACGCGATCGGCGTACTCAAGCGCGGAAACCAAGCGCCGATCTACGAAGGCGATCGCGAACGCGCCATCTTCGCTAAGTTGCAGGAAGCCAACCACGGCCCACTTACCAACGAAGACATTACGCTCATCTACACGCAGATCATCGCGATCATGCGAGATCTCCAGACCCGTCCCTGATTCATGACCATTCAGCGCATCACCATCGCGGGTCTCGGCCTCATCGGAGGCTCACTCGCGCTGGCGCTGCGCAAAGCTGGGTTCGACGGTGAATTGGTCGGCTGCGATCGCGCGGAAGTGATTGCTACCGCCACCGAACGCGGCGTGATCGACAGCGGCAATATCGATCCCGTGACCGCGGCGCAAGGAAGCAATGTTGTAGTGTTGGCTACGCCGGTGGGCGCAATTATCGATCTGATCGAACGTCTTGGGCCGGTGGTTCCAGCCAGTACCCTTTTGACCGACGTAGGCAGCACCAAGCACGAGATTGCGGAGCGCGCGCAGCAAGTTTTCGGCAGTGCCGCCGGAGCGCGGTTCTTGCCGTCGCATCCGATGGCGGGCGCGGAGCACTGTGGACTGGAACACGCGAACGCCGATTTGTTTCGCGGCGCTCCCTGGGTATTCACGCTGATCAACGGACAACCGGAGCAGGCAAGTCACGCCGCCGAATGGATATCCCTTGTCGAGAAACTCGGGGCCATCCCGGTCTTTTTCGATGCTGTACGCCACGATCGTCTCATCGCGTGGAGCAGCCATCTCCCGCAGATGGTCTCGACGGCTTTGGCTTCTGCGCTCGAGGCTGAATTCGGCGACGATCCGGCGATTCGCCAGATCTGCGGCCGCGGTCTGAATGACATGACCCGCCTTGCCGCCAGCGGCTACCCGATGTGGCGCGATATCGTCGCGACCAATAGCAACAACCTTCGCGACGCACTCCTGAAGTATGAACAGCAACTCTCGCACTTGCGCGAAAATCTTCGCGGTCCCGCGCTTCGCGAAGAGTTCGACGCAGCGAATCGCTTCCGGAAAAACCTAAAGTCTTAAAAGACGAACGGCACCAAGGATAGGAAATTAATTGTGAACCCCTTCGTGTCCTCGGTGGCCTTCGTGTTGAAAGCCTTTCGCTTTTAGTACAATCCTCTGTTCCGTGGGGCTCAACATATGAACAAGGTAGTGGCAAACGCGGAAGAGGCCGTCCGCGACATTCCCGATGGCGCAACTCTCATGGTCGGCGGCTTCGGCTTGTGCGGCATTCCGGAAAACCTGATTGCCGCGCTCGCGAAGAAAGGCGTCAAGAACCTCCACACCATCAGCAACAACGTGGGCGTAGACGAGTTCGGCCTCGGCATCCTGCTTTACAACAACCAGATCACCAGCCACAAAGGCAGCTACGTCGGCGAGAACAAGTTACTTGAAGATATGGTCATCTCCGGTCGTATTGATCTC
This window encodes:
- the trpA gene encoding tryptophan synthase subunit alpha, yielding MAIQFHKRPGLVAYITCGDPDVDTAIRIILAAVEAGADVIELGVPFSDPVADGPVIQAASERALHGGTSVKDVLHVAREVRRHTDAGLIVFSYMNPLLRYGLEKFCADAANAGVDGVLVTDLPVEEAGPYLAAMSKHNLDPIFLVAPTSPDARLKLIAEHSRGFVYAVSRTGVTGTRQEVASDARDLVKRLRQFTKLPIAVGFGVSNAEQFAEVGRFADAAVIGSAIMQRVFDNPGSEPEAVKAFLRGLTSSMKPAAARKG
- a CDS encoding prephenate dehydrogenase, giving the protein MTIQRITIAGLGLIGGSLALALRKAGFDGELVGCDRAEVIATATERGVIDSGNIDPVTAAQGSNVVVLATPVGAIIDLIERLGPVVPASTLLTDVGSTKHEIAERAQQVFGSAAGARFLPSHPMAGAEHCGLEHANADLFRGAPWVFTLINGQPEQASHAAEWISLVEKLGAIPVFFDAVRHDRLIAWSSHLPQMVSTALASALEAEFGDDPAIRQICGRGLNDMTRLAASGYPMWRDIVATNSNNLRDALLKYEQQLSHLRENLRGPALREEFDAANRFRKNLKS
- the pheA gene encoding chorismate mutase; this translates as MEIADWRKKIDAIDLQMLELLNERARAAHAIGVLKRGNQAPIYEGDRERAIFAKLQEANHGPLTNEDITLIYTQIIAIMRDLQTRP